CAGGCGTATCAATGAGCTGACGGGTCAGAATCGGCTGCTCCTTCGAGACCTCCTCGCCGAAGCGGGTGTTCATCAGCATGTCGCCGATGACCGGCATATCGCAGAGCACCTGACCAACACCTCGGAGCGTGGGCCGACGTTTCTGAAGCCCGCGCACCATCGCCGAACGGATGAACAGCTCCTCGAACAGCGGGACCACCAGCGACATCCCCAGCAGACGCAGGAAGAGCAGCACATAACCAAAGGTCCGCTCGAGCCCCTCGTCCGTGGTCATGTCACGGATGGGATGGCTGTCGGTCGTTGCGAAGACACCGGGCTCAGCAGCGGTGTTGACGTAGTCGATCGCGGCGATGGGCTCGCCTTCGAGCAAGGCATTCCAACGCGGACCAAACTCCCCCGCCATCAGCCAGCCCAGGACGACCCACGCGACGAGAAGAAACACCCCTGTGGGGATCGCCAGCCAGTGGAACCGGATGTTCAGCTCAGGCGTGAGCCTGCGGTACCGCCAGAGCAGCCAGAGCACCAGCAGGCACTGAACCGAATACAGCACGACCTGCACCGGCGACGACTGCCACGCCAGGCCAACCGCCTCCAGGCCGGGAATCGCCTGCACGGTCGAGCCCAGGCCAATCAGCATCAGGCCGACGATGTAGGCGAAAAAAGGCAGGACGCGCGGGTGCCATGGGTTCTCAGCGACCCAGGCATCGAGACGTTCAAGGAACGACGTGGCGGGTTGTCGGTCAGGTTCCTGGGTCAACTGCATAGGCCTCTGATCGGCACAAGGGCAGCTTCGGCGGCATCCAACAAAAGCTTGAGTCCGGAGGAAGTTACCATCAATCAAGACCTTGATGGAGACCTCGTGCCCGACATCTTCGATGTCTTTGACCCCGATCCCCGCGTGATGACCCACCCGGCGGCCATCGACCCTGACTCACTGCTCAAGCAGTGCGACCTGCTGCGTGCCAAGCGCGGGGGTCCTGGCGGGCAGCGGCGCAACAAGGTCGAGACCCATGTCGAGCTGGTTCATCGGCCCACCGGCATCAG
This Phycisphaeraceae bacterium DNA region includes the following protein-coding sequences:
- a CDS encoding CPBP family glutamic-type intramembrane protease gives rise to the protein MQLTQEPDRQPATSFLERLDAWVAENPWHPRVLPFFAYIVGLMLIGLGSTVQAIPGLEAVGLAWQSSPVQVVLYSVQCLLVLWLLWRYRRLTPELNIRFHWLAIPTGVFLLVAWVVLGWLMAGEFGPRWNALLEGEPIAAIDYVNTAAEPGVFATTDSHPIRDMTTDEGLERTFGYVLLFLRLLGMSLVVPLFEELFIRSAMVRGLQKRRPTLRGVGQVLCDMPVIGDMLMNTRFGEEVSKEQPILTRQLIDTPVGAMTLWAVFASTLVFSMSHAMRDWPGCIACGIVWCWLVWYTNRASLPEHKRQGIGPIAWSHGITNALLWGYTVYTDDWQFL